One window of the Haloarcula halobia genome contains the following:
- a CDS encoding zinc-dependent alcohol dehydrogenase family protein has translation MQATVYHGTRDVRVEEVPDPELEASTDAVVRITHTAVCGSDLWFYRGERDYEEGWRTGHEPMGIVEAVGDDVDSVDVGDRVLSPFAISCGECGPCRKGIYTSCIEDEGWGGEHDGAQGEKVRVPYADGTLVRVPDRHADDEDMLESLLPLTDVMCTGHHAAVSADVEQGSTCVVIGDGAVGLCGVLAAQRLGANRIVAMGHHEDRLELAEEFGATDVVSSRGDEAVREVEALTAGGVDHVLECVGAQSSMETAVDVCRPGGTIGYVGVPYGVEGGDLLYSLFSDNITLAGGVAPVRAYVEDLMDDVLQGVLDPAPVFTKTVDLQGVPEGYRAMDEREAIKVLVKV, from the coding sequence ATGCAAGCGACAGTCTACCACGGCACGCGAGACGTTCGCGTCGAGGAAGTTCCGGACCCGGAGCTCGAGGCATCGACCGACGCCGTCGTCCGAATCACGCACACCGCCGTCTGCGGGTCGGACCTCTGGTTCTACCGCGGCGAGCGGGACTACGAGGAGGGGTGGCGAACCGGCCACGAACCGATGGGCATCGTCGAGGCGGTGGGCGACGACGTCGACTCGGTCGACGTCGGGGACCGCGTCCTCTCGCCCTTTGCCATCAGCTGCGGCGAGTGCGGGCCCTGTCGGAAGGGTATCTACACCTCCTGTATCGAGGACGAGGGGTGGGGTGGCGAACACGACGGCGCGCAGGGCGAGAAGGTCCGGGTCCCGTACGCCGACGGGACGCTCGTCCGGGTGCCCGACCGACACGCCGACGACGAGGACATGCTCGAGTCGCTGCTCCCGCTGACCGACGTGATGTGTACGGGCCACCACGCAGCGGTCAGCGCCGACGTCGAGCAGGGGAGCACCTGCGTGGTGATCGGCGACGGTGCGGTCGGCCTCTGTGGCGTGCTCGCGGCCCAGCGCCTCGGCGCGAACCGCATCGTCGCGATGGGCCACCACGAGGACCGCCTCGAACTGGCCGAGGAGTTCGGCGCCACCGACGTCGTCTCCAGTCGCGGCGACGAGGCCGTCCGTGAAGTCGAGGCGCTGACCGCCGGCGGCGTCGACCACGTACTGGAGTGTGTCGGGGCACAGTCGTCGATGGAGACGGCCGTCGACGTCTGCCGGCCGGGCGGGACGATCGGCTACGTCGGCGTCCCCTACGGCGTCGAGGGTGGCGACCTGCTGTACTCGCTGTTCAGCGACAACATCACGCTGGCCGGCGGCGTCGCACCCGTCCGGGCCTACGTGGAGGACCTGATGGACGACGTCCTGCAGGGTGTGCTCGACCCCGCGCCGGTGTTCACGAAGACGGTCGACCTCCAGGGCGTCCCGGAAGGCTACCGCGCGATGGACGAGCGGGAGGCTATCAAGGTCCTCGTCAAGGTGTAG
- a CDS encoding SDR family oxidoreductase, translating to MAKTVLITGASSGIGRATAEAFLADDWTVWATARDESDLADLPDGCVTAELDVTNARECERVVEDLVDAERRVDCLVNNAGYGQFGAVEDVSTGQVDAQFDVNLYGPHRLIREVLPHMRARENGTVVTLSDVAGKLALPSQGVYAASKHAVEGLHDALRAEVAQYDVDVVLVEPGPVETGFEERAVAEREATDATGAYDWLYEAAADARLSGVTDAFAVSPEAVALTVRDAANASDPRPRYPVGEAARVLLLARYLPPRWRDAAVDLVRKFV from the coding sequence ATGGCGAAGACGGTGCTGATAACGGGTGCGTCCTCCGGAATCGGGCGAGCGACTGCAGAGGCCTTCCTGGCCGACGACTGGACGGTCTGGGCGACCGCACGCGACGAATCGGACCTGGCGGACCTGCCGGACGGGTGCGTGACGGCCGAGCTCGACGTGACCAACGCCCGCGAGTGCGAGCGGGTCGTCGAGGATCTGGTCGACGCGGAGCGGCGCGTCGACTGCCTCGTGAACAACGCCGGCTACGGCCAGTTCGGAGCCGTCGAGGACGTCTCGACCGGACAGGTCGACGCCCAGTTCGACGTCAACCTCTATGGCCCACACCGACTGATTCGCGAGGTGCTCCCGCACATGCGGGCCCGCGAGAACGGGACCGTCGTCACCCTCTCCGACGTCGCCGGGAAGCTCGCGCTCCCCAGCCAGGGCGTCTACGCCGCCTCGAAACACGCGGTGGAGGGGCTCCACGACGCGCTCCGCGCTGAGGTCGCACAGTACGACGTCGACGTGGTGCTCGTCGAACCCGGCCCCGTCGAGACCGGGTTCGAGGAGCGGGCCGTCGCGGAGCGCGAGGCCACCGACGCGACGGGGGCCTACGACTGGCTCTACGAGGCCGCCGCCGACGCTCGGCTCTCGGGGGTCACCGACGCCTTCGCCGTCTCACCGGAGGCGGTGGCGCTGACGGTTCGCGACGCCGCGAACGCCAGCGACCCGCGCCCGCGCTATCCCGTCGGCGAGGCGGCCCGCGTCCTGCTCCTGGCCCGGTATCTCCCCCCGCGCTGGCGAGACGCCGCCGTCGACCTCGTACGGAAGTTCGTCTGA
- a CDS encoding endonuclease V — MDVVRPEFVPDPSLSRAAMEALQRDIAAAAVFEDDLSFDVASLRTDSDQRTLADAPGDAADEAPLVAGVDQAFVDDRAVSAVVVLQDGAVVEEVTAVAPAVIPYIPGLLSFREGGAILAAFERLDHDPDVVLVDGSGRVHFREAGLATHVGVTLDVPTVGVAKNLLCGRPRASLDRKLPVGERVAIEADPDVETAAEGTVIGYAVQSRQYDSPDRHVNPLVVSPGHRVSATTAADIVLATATGYKLPEPTRLADRAADAARERVETGE, encoded by the coding sequence ATGGACGTCGTTCGCCCGGAGTTCGTCCCGGACCCGTCGCTCTCGCGCGCGGCGATGGAGGCCCTCCAGCGCGACATCGCGGCGGCCGCCGTCTTCGAGGACGACCTCTCGTTCGACGTCGCGTCACTCCGGACCGACAGCGACCAGCGAACGCTGGCGGACGCCCCCGGGGACGCTGCCGACGAGGCGCCGCTGGTCGCCGGCGTCGACCAGGCCTTCGTCGACGACCGGGCCGTCTCGGCCGTCGTCGTCCTGCAGGACGGCGCCGTCGTCGAAGAGGTCACCGCCGTCGCCCCGGCGGTCATCCCCTACATCCCCGGCCTGCTCTCCTTCCGCGAGGGCGGGGCCATCCTCGCGGCCTTCGAGCGACTCGACCACGACCCCGACGTCGTCCTCGTCGACGGCAGCGGGCGGGTCCACTTCCGCGAGGCCGGCCTGGCGACCCACGTCGGCGTCACGCTCGACGTGCCGACGGTCGGCGTCGCGAAGAACCTGCTCTGTGGCCGGCCGCGCGCCTCGCTGGACCGGAAACTCCCGGTCGGCGAACGCGTGGCCATCGAGGCCGACCCCGACGTCGAGACGGCCGCCGAGGGGACGGTCATCGGCTACGCCGTCCAGAGCCGCCAGTACGACTCGCCCGACCGCCACGTCAACCCGCTCGTCGTGAGTCCCGGCCACCGGGTGAGCGCGACGACGGCCGCCGACATCGTCCTGGCGACGGCTACCGGCTACAAGTTGCCCGAACCGACCCGCCTCGCCGACCGGGCGGCCGACGCCGCACGGGAACGGGTCGAGACGGGCGAGTGA